One segment of Candidatus Pelagibacter ubique HTCC1062 DNA contains the following:
- the guaB gene encoding IMP dehydrogenase, whose translation MDPIKEALTFDDVTMAPKYSEVLPSEVDTSTKLSSNLTLKIPLLSSAMDTVTESKMAIAIAKAGGIGVIHRNLDIKKQVEEIKKVKKLNLLVGAAVGAGPLELKRAKAILKEKVDLIVVDTAHGHSKKVAEIIKAIKKLKTNKTTLCAGNIATAEAAKFLIKLGVDIIKVGIGPGSICTTRLVAGIGVPQLSAILAVKKGVKNNKVKIISDGGIKYSGDLAKALSAGADAIMIGSLFAGSLETPGKLIKKNGKLFKSFRGMGSVGAMNKGSADRYFQTKQKDISKYVPEGVEGFVKYKGDVKSIIYKLIGGLKSSMGYLGAKKVPNLKNKPNFVKITKAGFYESMVHNVDQVKNESKY comes from the coding sequence ATGGATCCTATAAAAGAAGCTCTCACTTTTGACGATGTTACAATGGCACCAAAATACTCAGAAGTTTTACCTTCTGAAGTTGATACCAGCACTAAATTATCATCTAATTTAACATTAAAAATACCTTTATTATCCTCTGCAATGGATACAGTTACTGAGAGTAAAATGGCTATAGCAATAGCTAAAGCAGGAGGCATTGGTGTAATTCATAGAAATTTGGATATTAAAAAACAAGTTGAAGAAATTAAAAAAGTTAAAAAATTAAACTTATTAGTTGGTGCGGCAGTTGGAGCTGGTCCTTTAGAACTTAAAAGAGCAAAAGCAATTTTAAAAGAAAAAGTTGATTTAATTGTTGTGGATACAGCTCATGGACATAGCAAAAAAGTAGCTGAAATTATTAAAGCTATAAAAAAATTAAAAACAAACAAAACAACTCTATGTGCTGGAAATATTGCAACAGCTGAAGCAGCAAAATTTTTAATAAAATTAGGAGTAGATATTATTAAAGTTGGAATAGGGCCAGGATCAATTTGTACGACTAGGCTAGTCGCAGGCATTGGTGTACCACAATTAAGTGCGATCCTTGCAGTTAAAAAAGGTGTTAAAAACAATAAAGTAAAAATAATTTCAGATGGTGGAATTAAATATTCAGGTGATTTAGCTAAAGCATTGTCAGCAGGTGCCGATGCTATAATGATTGGATCTTTGTTTGCAGGAAGCTTAGAAACACCTGGAAAACTAATTAAAAAAAATGGTAAGTTATTTAAAAGTTTTAGAGGAATGGGATCAGTTGGTGCGATGAATAAAGGATCAGCTGATAGATATTTTCAAACCAAACAAAAAGATATATCTAAATATGTTCCAGAAGGAGTAGAAGGTTTTGTGAAATATAAAGGTGATGTGAAAAGTATAATTTATAAATTAATTGGAGGATTAAAATCATCTATGGGATATCTAGGTGCAAAAAAAGTACCAAACCTTAAAAATAAACCAAATTTTGTAAAAATAACTAAGGCTGGTTTTTATGAAAGTATGGTTCATAATGTTGATCAAGTTAAAAATGAGAGCAAGTATTAA
- a CDS encoding tetratricopeptide repeat protein — translation MRTINKLIIVLFIILNFGSSSFAENNFFEEGKNKYDEQKYEESKFLFQRSIVFNPKDKDSYLYLAKIYNFEENKREEQKNIDTVLLLDPKNEEANYMLMEIELKRSNYSKVKELADNFSKICNKLCDKKNSILESLKNLEPKNES, via the coding sequence ATGAGAACAATAAATAAATTAATAATTGTCCTATTTATAATTTTAAATTTTGGAAGTTCTTCTTTTGCAGAAAATAACTTTTTTGAAGAAGGAAAAAATAAATACGATGAACAAAAATATGAAGAATCTAAATTTTTATTTCAAAGAAGTATTGTTTTTAACCCTAAGGACAAAGATTCATATTTGTATTTAGCAAAAATTTATAATTTTGAAGAGAACAAAAGAGAAGAACAAAAAAATATAGATACAGTGTTATTACTTGATCCAAAAAATGAAGAAGCAAACTACATGCTTATGGAAATAGAGTTAAAAAGATCTAATTATTCCAAAGTAAAAGAACTAGCAGATAATTTTTCAAAAATTTGCAATAAATTGTGTGATAAGAAAAATTCTATTTTAGAATCCTTAAAGAATTTGGAACCTAAAAATGAGTCTTAG
- the panB gene encoding 3-methyl-2-oxobutanoate hydroxymethyltransferase: MNKKILNFIKKKNKTKIISLTAYSKNIASIIDRHCDLVLVGDSLGSVLYSFSSTKKVTLDMMIEHSKSVRMGVKKSLMVVDMPHNTYRNSKEALSNAKKIISKTKCDAIKLEGGKKVIQIIKTLIKNKIPVMGHLGVLPQSATNFKFKGKEIAERKIILRDSKLLEDAGVFSIVLECVESSLAKEITKTVKVPTIGIGASVHCDGQVLVTDDLIGLNKIKARFVKRYSNIEKQINDAALKFKKDVIRSKFPTKKHSY; the protein is encoded by the coding sequence ATGAATAAAAAAATCTTAAACTTTATTAAAAAAAAAAATAAAACTAAAATTATAAGTCTTACTGCTTACTCTAAAAATATAGCATCAATAATAGATAGACACTGTGACCTTGTATTGGTAGGCGACTCCCTTGGCTCTGTACTTTATAGTTTTTCTTCTACAAAAAAAGTGACATTGGATATGATGATTGAACATTCTAAAAGTGTAAGAATGGGTGTTAAAAAAAGTTTAATGGTAGTAGACATGCCTCATAACACTTACCGTAACTCAAAAGAAGCCTTAAGTAATGCAAAAAAAATAATCTCTAAAACGAAGTGTGATGCAATCAAGCTTGAGGGGGGTAAAAAAGTAATTCAAATAATTAAAACTTTAATTAAGAATAAAATTCCTGTGATGGGGCATCTTGGTGTTCTACCGCAATCTGCAACAAATTTTAAATTTAAAGGAAAAGAAATAGCAGAAAGAAAAATTATTTTAAGAGATTCTAAACTTTTAGAAGATGCTGGTGTATTTTCAATAGTTTTAGAGTGTGTTGAAAGCTCGTTAGCAAAAGAAATTACTAAAACTGTTAAAGTTCCTACAATTGGAATTGGGGCATCAGTACATTGTGATGGTCAAGTTTTAGTTACTGACGACTTGATAGGTCTGAATAAAATTAAAGCTAGATTTGTGAAAAGGTATTCAAATATTGAAAAACAAATAAATGATGCTGCACTAAAATTTAAGAAAGATGTAATTAGAAGTAAGTTTCCTACTAAAAAACATTCATATTAA
- a CDS encoding YjbE family putative metal transport protein (Members of this highly hydrophobic protein family,regularly are found preceded by the yybP-ykoY manganese riboswitch (see RF00080). A metal cation transport function is proposed.): MIEEFIILTQIIFIDIILAADNAIIIGLIAANFVPKNRKQIILWGVAGALVFKIIFALFATYLFEFYYIKILGGLLLIWIVNDLRKDLVEMKNKIKSPVKKSTEPSFVKSIYKVLFADITISFDNVIGVVGAAKGHFGFMIFGLVLSVVLTGALATYLANYIQKNLWIAYVGLGFILIVALQLIIGGLNDYGVLSINETFKQYF; the protein is encoded by the coding sequence TTGATCGAAGAATTCATAATTTTAACCCAAATCATCTTTATTGATATCATCTTAGCTGCTGATAATGCTATTATCATTGGATTAATTGCTGCTAACTTTGTACCAAAAAATAGAAAGCAAATAATTCTCTGGGGTGTAGCTGGAGCTTTAGTTTTTAAAATTATTTTTGCTCTTTTTGCTACTTACTTATTTGAATTTTATTATATTAAAATTTTAGGTGGACTACTTCTAATTTGGATTGTTAATGATTTAAGGAAAGATTTAGTTGAAATGAAGAATAAGATTAAATCACCAGTAAAAAAATCAACAGAACCTTCATTTGTAAAAAGTATTTATAAAGTTTTATTTGCAGATATTACAATAAGTTTTGATAACGTTATTGGGGTAGTTGGTGCTGCAAAAGGTCATTTTGGTTTCATGATATTTGGTCTTGTTTTATCTGTAGTATTAACTGGAGCATTAGCTACTTATTTAGCTAATTATATTCAAAAAAACTTATGGATAGCCTATGTAGGGTTAGGTTTTATTTTAATTGTAGCTCTTCAACTAATAATTGGTGGTTTAAATGATTATGGCGTCTTATCAATTAACGAAACATTCAAACAATATTTTTAA
- the guaA gene encoding glutamine-hydrolyzing GMP synthase: protein MSLSNNLSKILIIDFGSQFTQLIARRVRELGVFSEIVSHKKIKIAQITKDNIAGIILSGGPLNVYENDKFKFDKKILKLGIPILGICFGHQILSKLLGGKVKKSKHREFGLATINKVSNSTLTKNFFNKNNRSDVWMSHADQVSKMPKNFKIIASTKNSKLTIIENIKENFYGVQFHPEVTHTNKGKILLRNFVFLICKIKKNWSSKDQKLKLINEIKDQVGDNKVICGLSGGVDSSVVAQLLSKAIGKNLTCIFVNNGLLRKNEEIQVVNTFKKKLKINLIYVNAEKEFIRKLTNVSDPEKKRKIIGNLFIKIFERYANRIKNVKFLAQGTLYPDLIESKSVTGSQTSKIKSHHNVGGLPKRMKLKLVEPLKFLFKDEVRKLGLELNLSNDIISRHPFPGPGLAIRMPGIITNEKIKILKEADFYFIKALREHGLYDKIWQAYAALLPVKTVGVMGDNRTYEHICLLRAITSEDGMTADFFDFPKGFMQSISNQIINNIRGINRVVYDVTSKPPSTIELE from the coding sequence ATGAGTCTTAGTAATAATTTAAGTAAAATCTTAATAATCGATTTTGGTTCTCAATTTACACAATTAATTGCAAGAAGAGTAAGGGAATTAGGGGTTTTTTCAGAAATTGTAAGTCATAAAAAAATAAAAATAGCTCAAATTACAAAAGATAATATTGCTGGAATAATACTGTCTGGTGGACCTCTTAATGTTTATGAAAATGATAAATTTAAATTTGATAAGAAGATATTAAAACTTGGAATTCCAATCCTGGGTATATGTTTTGGACATCAGATATTGTCAAAACTATTAGGTGGCAAAGTTAAAAAATCAAAACATAGAGAATTTGGTTTAGCCACTATAAACAAAGTATCCAATAGTACTTTAACTAAGAATTTTTTTAATAAAAATAATAGAAGTGATGTTTGGATGAGCCATGCTGATCAAGTATCAAAGATGCCAAAAAATTTTAAAATTATAGCTTCTACAAAAAACTCTAAATTAACAATTATTGAAAATATTAAAGAAAATTTTTATGGTGTACAATTTCACCCTGAAGTAACACACACTAATAAAGGTAAAATTTTATTAAGAAATTTTGTTTTTCTTATTTGTAAAATTAAAAAAAACTGGTCATCAAAAGATCAAAAATTAAAATTAATTAATGAAATTAAAGACCAAGTAGGTGACAACAAAGTAATTTGTGGATTGTCGGGTGGTGTGGATAGTAGTGTGGTTGCACAATTATTAAGCAAAGCAATTGGAAAAAATTTAACTTGTATTTTTGTTAATAATGGCCTTTTAAGAAAAAATGAAGAAATACAAGTAGTTAATACTTTTAAGAAAAAATTAAAAATTAATTTGATTTATGTTAATGCAGAAAAAGAATTTATTAGAAAATTAACAAATGTATCTGATCCTGAAAAAAAACGAAAAATCATTGGTAATCTATTTATTAAAATATTTGAAAGATATGCTAATAGAATTAAGAATGTTAAATTTCTTGCTCAGGGCACTCTTTATCCAGACTTAATTGAAAGTAAATCTGTGACTGGTAGTCAAACTTCAAAAATAAAATCACATCATAATGTAGGGGGCCTTCCTAAAAGAATGAAATTAAAATTAGTAGAACCTCTTAAATTTTTATTTAAAGATGAAGTTAGAAAATTAGGATTAGAACTTAATTTATCTAATGACATAATCTCTAGACATCCATTTCCCGGTCCTGGTCTAGCTATTAGAATGCCCGGTATTATAACCAATGAAAAAATTAAAATTTTAAAAGAGGCTGATTTCTATTTTATAAAAGCTTTAAGAGAGCATGGGTTATATGATAAAATTTGGCAAGCATATGCTGCACTCCTACCAGTAAAAACTGTGGGTGTTATGGGTGATAATCGAACTTACGAACATATTTGTTTGTTAAGAGCAATTACCTCTGAAGATGGAATGACTGCTGATTTTTTTGATTTTCCTAAAGGTTTTATGCAATCAATCTCTAATCAAATTATTAATAATATTAGAGGTATAAACAGAGTTGTTTATGATGTTACTTCAAAACCACCTAGTACCATTGAATTAGAGTAA
- a CDS encoding branched-chain amino acid ABC transporter permease codes for MTSEIILQAMVTGLMMGLIYALIAAGLSLIFGLMDIVNFAHGEHLMLSMFSSFWLWSLFGLDPIFSIPITILLMAFCGVLTHYFLIRYILKAKMLIQICATFGLSIFIRSIAQFLWTPDFRNIDKPLLEGRLEISGMFIGQPQLIASLVCLVAFILLYLFVTKTETGLALQATAQDRHAAEILGIPSDKMFAIGWAIGLGCVGVAGGMMANYFFIFTDVGINFALFAFVAVALGGFGSIIGCLYAGIIIGLVESLGGLLIDPSFKLLYVFAIYLLVVIFRPQGLFGRY; via the coding sequence ATGACATCTGAAATAATCTTACAAGCAATGGTGACAGGATTAATGATGGGTTTAATTTATGCATTAATTGCTGCTGGGTTAAGTTTAATTTTTGGATTAATGGATATAGTAAATTTTGCTCATGGTGAACATTTGATGTTATCGATGTTTTCATCATTTTGGTTATGGTCTTTATTTGGGTTAGATCCAATTTTTTCAATTCCAATTACAATTTTATTAATGGCTTTTTGCGGAGTGCTAACTCATTATTTTTTGATTAGATATATATTGAAAGCCAAAATGCTAATCCAGATTTGTGCAACATTTGGATTATCAATATTCATTAGATCAATTGCACAGTTTTTATGGACACCAGATTTTAGAAATATTGACAAACCATTATTAGAAGGAAGATTAGAAATTTCAGGAATGTTTATTGGACAGCCTCAACTAATTGCTAGTTTAGTATGTTTGGTTGCTTTTATTCTTCTTTATCTATTCGTAACAAAAACTGAAACTGGTTTAGCACTACAGGCAACAGCACAAGACAGGCATGCAGCTGAAATTTTAGGTATACCATCTGATAAAATGTTTGCTATCGGTTGGGCAATAGGACTTGGTTGTGTTGGTGTTGCTGGAGGAATGATGGCTAATTATTTTTTTATCTTTACTGACGTAGGAATAAATTTTGCACTATTTGCATTTGTTGCAGTGGCATTAGGAGGCTTTGGAAGTATTATAGGGTGTTTGTATGCAGGAATTATTATTGGATTAGTTGAATCATTAGGTGGTTTGCTGATAGATCCATCATTTAAGCTTTTATATGTTTTTGCAATTTATCTATTAGTTGTAATTTTTAGACCACAAGGTTTGTTTGGAAGGTATTAA
- a CDS encoding VOC family protein yields MKYLHTMIRISDVEKSLDFYCKGLGLIETRRMENEQGRFTLIFLAAPGDEKAELELTYNWDGDELGDGSRNFGHLAYRVENIYQTCERLQDMGYTINRPPRDGHMAFVRSPDNISIEILQEGNLEIKEPWASMKNEGVW; encoded by the coding sequence ATGAAATATTTACACACCATGATCAGAATCTCAGACGTGGAAAAATCATTAGATTTCTACTGTAAGGGATTAGGTTTAATTGAAACTAGAAGAATGGAAAATGAGCAAGGTAGATTTACCTTAATTTTTCTAGCAGCACCTGGCGATGAAAAAGCCGAACTAGAGCTAACCTACAATTGGGATGGTGATGAGTTAGGTGATGGATCTCGTAATTTTGGTCACTTAGCATACCGTGTTGAAAATATTTATCAAACTTGTGAGAGACTTCAAGATATGGGATATACAATTAATAGACCACCTAGAGACGGTCATATGGCATTTGTCAGATCTCCAGACAATATTTCTATAGAAATCTTACAAGAGGGTAATTTAGAAATTAAAGAACCTTGGGCCTCAATGAAAAATGAAGGTGTTTGGTAA
- a CDS encoding glycosyltransferase, which yields MKKNVIVSLADSNYFELLNELVDSIKSFEQSKDTAICILDAGLSEQQRNILSKKVDEIKSAEWDIDVPAFKVKGREWLKSQVSRAFLPKYFPSYEKFLWIDCDAWVGDWNSIELYFKACENGKLGITQTFTPGYKIMSKVKWIFGQLAIIKSQNFKHAIKSKIGIDKARKLAFAPHINIGVFSLEKNSDGWTTWQKNLEQTLKAGNIFGSEQLAINMSVYIDDLETEFLPHNCNWLVSNLLPKFNEKEKSFVEPYLPNHKLGIIHLASGIWDGDKDMRLHREVKIDIKTLEGKILLKSLRFGR from the coding sequence ATGAAAAAAAATGTAATTGTATCTCTGGCAGACTCAAATTACTTTGAATTGCTTAATGAATTGGTCGATTCTATTAAAAGTTTTGAACAAAGCAAAGATACAGCAATTTGCATTTTAGATGCAGGTTTATCCGAGCAACAAAGAAATATATTATCTAAAAAAGTAGATGAAATTAAATCAGCTGAATGGGATATTGATGTTCCAGCATTTAAAGTTAAAGGAAGAGAATGGCTAAAGAGTCAGGTATCTAGAGCTTTCTTACCAAAATATTTTCCTAGTTATGAAAAATTCTTATGGATAGATTGTGACGCTTGGGTAGGGGATTGGAATTCAATAGAGCTTTATTTTAAGGCCTGTGAAAATGGAAAATTAGGAATTACTCAAACCTTTACACCAGGATATAAAATAATGTCTAAAGTTAAATGGATATTTGGACAATTAGCAATAATTAAATCTCAAAATTTTAAACATGCAATAAAGTCAAAAATTGGAATAGATAAAGCGCGGAAGCTTGCTTTTGCTCCACATATTAATATTGGTGTTTTTTCCTTAGAAAAAAATTCAGATGGCTGGACGACTTGGCAAAAAAATTTAGAACAAACACTTAAAGCTGGAAATATTTTTGGTTCAGAACAATTGGCTATTAACATGTCAGTTTACATTGACGATTTAGAAACAGAGTTCCTACCTCATAATTGCAATTGGTTAGTTAGTAATCTTTTACCAAAATTTAATGAAAAAGAAAAAAGCTTTGTGGAGCCTTACTTGCCCAATCATAAACTTGGTATAATACATCTTGCATCAGGTATTTGGGATGGAGATAAAGACATGAGATTACATAGAGAAGTAAAGATAGATATAAAAACTTTAGAGGGTAAAATTTTATTAAAAAGCTTAAGGTTTGGTCGTTAA
- the pssA gene encoding CDP-diacylglycerol--serine O-phosphatidyltransferase, translated as MEQPKNNFKIVSDKKARMLLPNALTLINVCIGLSSIKFALDEKFELSIIAIIFAAIFDALDGRVARMLKGTSLVGKELDSLADLISFGVAPAFIMYFWSLNNLGKFGWLLTMIFVVCVALRLARFNVSSNSEPSWKDNYFEGVPSPAGGILVLMPLILSLSEINLIKINYDIVVPILFILISFLLISKVPTFAFKKISIPRHLTIFALFGVVLFFGLLLIYTFKVLVICGLIYICLIPVGYFSYQKIYKQKILNGESDTKEDLEDIL; from the coding sequence ATGGAACAACCAAAAAATAATTTTAAAATAGTATCAGATAAAAAAGCTAGAATGCTTTTGCCTAATGCACTGACATTAATAAATGTGTGTATTGGATTAAGTTCTATTAAATTTGCATTAGATGAAAAGTTTGAATTATCTATTATAGCTATTATTTTTGCCGCAATTTTTGATGCATTAGATGGCAGAGTTGCAAGAATGTTAAAAGGAACTTCTTTAGTTGGAAAAGAATTAGACTCATTGGCGGATTTAATTAGTTTTGGAGTAGCTCCAGCTTTTATAATGTATTTTTGGTCTTTAAATAATTTAGGTAAATTTGGCTGGTTACTCACAATGATTTTTGTAGTTTGTGTTGCCCTTAGACTTGCAAGATTTAATGTAAGTTCAAACTCTGAACCATCATGGAAAGACAATTACTTTGAGGGTGTGCCGTCACCTGCAGGTGGAATTTTGGTATTGATGCCTTTAATATTAAGTCTAAGCGAGATAAATTTAATCAAAATTAATTACGATATAGTAGTACCAATACTGTTTATTTTGATATCATTTTTATTGATCAGTAAAGTACCTACATTTGCATTTAAAAAAATTTCTATTCCTCGTCACTTGACAATTTTTGCATTGTTTGGTGTTGTTTTATTTTTTGGACTTTTATTAATATACACATTTAAAGTTTTGGTCATTTGTGGATTAATCTATATTTGCTTAATTCCAGTTGGATATTTTAGTTATCAAAAAATTTATAAACAGAAAATTTTAAATGGTGAAAGTGACACTAAAGAAGACCTTGAAGACATTCTATAG
- a CDS encoding ABC transporter substrate-binding protein yields the protein MKKIILSVFTFLSLVCAPTISAAENVKIGVLYPLTGPVAQVGKDAVAAVQTALDIINNSHNIPGMPLAKDAGLKGLGGGKISIVVGDHGGKPDIGVGETEKMLNSDKVHAMFGAYYSSVTGAASQVSERAGIPWVNGESTSPKLTTRGFKYFFRVTPHDGEFTQLMFEFMDDFNTKNGNKLKTLGIIHEDTLWGADSGGTQNTMAKDKGYKVVEKISYKAKTTSLSSEVQRLKAKNPDVLLPSSYTADAYLFLNTAKELDYNPKLLVAQNAGYTDPKFIATMGSKAEGVITRSPFNTDLATTIPMIGTVNEIFKTHSGGRDLSDVPARAFTGFMALANAINNAGSTDPEKIRQALVDLDMSSDSLIVPYRGIKFGADGQNEKTRGILMQVQDGKYCTVYPFELAACKLQYPMPTWSQK from the coding sequence ATGAAAAAAATAATACTTTCAGTATTTACTTTTTTATCATTAGTTTGTGCGCCTACAATTAGTGCTGCAGAAAATGTTAAAATTGGAGTACTTTATCCATTAACTGGGCCTGTTGCTCAGGTTGGAAAAGATGCCGTAGCAGCAGTTCAAACTGCTTTAGATATTATAAACAACAGCCATAATATTCCTGGTATGCCTTTAGCAAAAGATGCTGGCCTAAAAGGTTTAGGTGGTGGAAAAATTTCAATTGTTGTTGGTGATCATGGTGGAAAACCAGATATTGGAGTTGGTGAAACAGAGAAAATGTTAAACTCTGATAAAGTTCATGCAATGTTTGGTGCTTACTACTCATCTGTAACAGGTGCAGCAAGTCAAGTATCTGAAAGAGCTGGTATACCTTGGGTTAATGGTGAGTCGACTTCACCAAAATTAACTACAAGAGGGTTTAAATATTTCTTTAGAGTAACACCACATGATGGTGAGTTTACTCAATTGATGTTTGAATTTATGGACGATTTTAACACTAAGAATGGTAATAAGTTAAAGACACTTGGAATTATTCATGAAGATACTCTTTGGGGAGCTGATAGTGGTGGAACACAAAACACAATGGCTAAAGACAAAGGTTATAAAGTTGTCGAGAAAATTAGCTATAAAGCAAAAACAACTTCTTTAAGTTCTGAAGTACAAAGATTAAAAGCAAAAAACCCTGATGTTTTATTGCCATCTTCTTATACCGCTGATGCTTACTTATTTTTAAACACAGCTAAAGAACTTGATTATAATCCTAAACTTTTAGTTGCTCAAAATGCTGGTTATACTGATCCAAAATTTATAGCTACCATGGGAAGCAAAGCTGAAGGTGTAATTACAAGATCTCCTTTCAACACTGACTTGGCTACTACAATTCCAATGATTGGAACTGTAAATGAAATATTTAAGACACATTCTGGTGGAAGAGATTTATCAGATGTACCTGCTAGAGCATTTACTGGTTTTATGGCATTAGCTAATGCAATTAATAATGCTGGATCAACAGACCCAGAAAAAATTAGACAAGCATTGGTAGATTTAGATATGTCATCTGACTCTCTTATCGTTCCTTACAGAGGTATTAAATTTGGTGCTGATGGACAAAATGAAAAGACAAGAGGTATTTTGATGCAAGTGCAAGATGGAAAATACTGTACAGTTTATCCATTTGAGCTAGCAGCATGTAAACTGCAATACCCAATGCCAACTTGGTCTCAAAAATAA
- a CDS encoding phosphatidylserine decarboxylase: MLEKIFPKIHSEGYKFLAIAIIVTIFLYVLSTFLGLIGLVLSIWVYYFFRDPERISINDENYLTSPADGEVLMVHEVDGPKELGLEDRKFTKISIFMNVFDCHVNRTPCEGKISEILYKPGKFLNASLDKASEDNERNYYKITNTHGEEIIVVQIAGLIARRIVCESSKDQQLQQGERIGMIRFGSRADVYFENYESLVKVGQKTIAGETLLAKK, translated from the coding sequence ATGTTAGAGAAAATTTTCCCAAAAATTCATTCTGAAGGTTACAAATTTTTAGCGATAGCTATCATTGTAACAATATTTTTATATGTCCTGAGCACTTTTCTAGGATTAATTGGTCTAGTATTATCGATATGGGTTTATTATTTTTTTAGAGATCCAGAGCGAATTTCAATAAATGATGAAAACTATCTAACCAGTCCTGCTGACGGTGAAGTTTTGATGGTCCATGAAGTAGATGGTCCAAAAGAATTAGGTTTAGAAGATAGAAAATTTACTAAGATTAGTATCTTTATGAACGTATTTGACTGTCACGTAAATCGAACTCCTTGTGAAGGTAAAATTTCAGAAATACTTTATAAGCCTGGAAAATTTTTAAATGCATCACTTGATAAAGCAAGTGAAGACAATGAAAGAAACTATTACAAGATAACAAATACTCATGGCGAAGAAATAATAGTTGTTCAAATCGCTGGTTTAATTGCCAGAAGAATTGTTTGCGAATCTTCAAAGGATCAACAATTACAACAAGGTGAAAGAATTGGTATGATTAGATTTGGAAGTAGAGCTGACGTTTATTTTGAGAATTATGAATCGTTAGTTAAAGTTGGACAAAAAACAATTGCTGGTGAAACACTATTAGCTAAAAAGTAG
- a CDS encoding RlmE family RNA methyltransferase: MKKNRISKNWINKQKRDIYVRQSQVDGYRARSAYKLIEIDEKFKIFKNGISVIDLGASPGSWSQYISRTVKSGRLVSIDLKGMEEIENTIQIKGDFTDLESQEKIKALFKSKVDVVVSDMAVNTTGIKDIDAIYTGELAMEAMNFSKEMLVKEGRFVSKIFLGSSFNEIVALGKKLFKEVKVFKPKSSRKESKESFIICKILR, translated from the coding sequence TTGAAAAAAAATAGAATTTCTAAAAACTGGATTAATAAACAAAAAAGAGATATTTATGTTAGACAATCTCAGGTAGACGGGTATCGAGCCAGATCAGCATATAAATTAATAGAAATAGATGAAAAATTTAAGATATTTAAAAATGGAATATCTGTAATCGATTTAGGGGCATCACCTGGTAGCTGGTCTCAATATATTTCAAGAACAGTAAAAAGTGGAAGGTTGGTTTCAATCGACTTAAAAGGTATGGAAGAAATTGAGAATACAATCCAAATCAAAGGTGATTTTACTGATTTAGAATCTCAAGAAAAAATAAAAGCTTTATTCAAATCAAAAGTGGATGTTGTTGTCTCTGATATGGCTGTAAATACAACGGGTATAAAAGATATAGATGCAATTTATACTGGTGAACTTGCAATGGAGGCTATGAATTTTTCCAAAGAAATGTTGGTTAAAGAAGGACGATTTGTCTCTAAGATTTTTCTAGGCTCATCATTTAACGAAATTGTTGCTTTGGGCAAAAAATTATTTAAAGAAGTGAAGGTGTTTAAACCCAAGTCTAGCAGAAAAGAATCTAAGGAAAGTTTTATTATTTGTAAAATCTTAAGATAG